The proteins below are encoded in one region of Sphingobium yanoikuyae:
- a CDS encoding dicarboxylate/amino acid:cation symporter, with translation MSLTVRIMIALVAGLACGIALSEFGGALDARIVDIAQPVGKAWLNGLQMPLIPLIFALLVTGVASAATTARTSGTAARTLILFALLLTASAAVAALLGPLLLQFWPVPAGAAGALTGAGPASEVPGVRPSAEWLLGFIPANPIHSAAEGQVVAVVLFALVFGFAVTRVAEERRAALTGFLAALVDTLLIVVGWVLWLAPIGVFALALVAGSRSGLATAGALLHYIAFIVLICLAVTALVYPLVSLLGRIGPGRFARAALPAQLIAFSTQSSIASLPAMIAASDGPLAVRESTRSIVLPLAISLFRITSPPANLGVALYVAAMNGVALGPVQIMLGVAVAAIVSLAAVGLPSQITFFTTTGPICLAMGVPVEALPLLLAVETVPDIFRTVGNVTADMGVTRIIDRLGATPVGFNLREDTGKDDAN, from the coding sequence ATGTCGTTGACGGTCAGGATCATGATAGCGCTGGTCGCGGGGCTGGCGTGCGGCATTGCGCTATCGGAATTTGGCGGCGCGCTGGATGCGCGCATCGTCGATATTGCCCAGCCGGTCGGCAAGGCCTGGCTCAACGGGCTCCAGATGCCGCTCATTCCGCTGATCTTCGCGCTGCTGGTCACCGGCGTCGCATCCGCAGCAACCACCGCGCGGACCAGCGGCACGGCGGCACGCACGCTGATCCTGTTTGCGCTGCTGCTCACGGCCTCGGCTGCTGTCGCCGCGTTGCTGGGCCCGTTGCTGCTGCAATTCTGGCCAGTGCCGGCTGGCGCTGCGGGGGCGCTCACCGGGGCGGGGCCGGCCAGCGAGGTGCCCGGCGTGCGCCCATCGGCCGAATGGTTGCTGGGTTTCATTCCGGCCAACCCGATCCACAGCGCGGCCGAGGGGCAGGTCGTCGCGGTCGTCCTCTTCGCCCTCGTCTTTGGCTTTGCCGTGACGCGCGTGGCGGAGGAGCGGCGCGCCGCGCTGACGGGCTTCCTCGCAGCGCTGGTCGATACGTTGCTGATCGTGGTCGGCTGGGTGCTGTGGCTCGCCCCGATCGGGGTGTTCGCCCTGGCACTGGTCGCCGGTAGCCGCTCCGGCCTCGCCACCGCCGGGGCGCTGCTCCACTATATCGCTTTCATCGTCCTCATTTGCCTGGCCGTGACGGCGCTGGTCTATCCGCTGGTGAGCCTGCTGGGCCGGATTGGGCCGGGTCGCTTCGCCCGTGCGGCCTTGCCGGCGCAGCTCATCGCCTTTTCGACGCAAAGCTCGATCGCCTCGCTGCCGGCGATGATCGCGGCGAGCGACGGCCCGCTGGCGGTGCGAGAAAGCACGCGCTCGATCGTGCTGCCGCTCGCCATCTCGCTGTTCCGCATCACCAGTCCGCCCGCCAATCTGGGCGTCGCCCTCTATGTGGCGGCGATGAACGGAGTAGCGCTCGGCCCGGTGCAGATCATGCTGGGCGTCGCGGTCGCCGCGATCGTCAGCCTGGCGGCGGTCGGCCTGCCCAGCCAGATCACCTTCTTCACCACCACCGGTCCCATTTGCCTCGCCATGGGCGTCCCGGTCGAGGCGCTACCGCTGCTGCTCGCCGTCGAAACCGTGCCGGACATTTTCCGCACCGTCGGCAATGTCACCGCCGACATGGGCGTAACTCGCATCATCGATCGACTAGGCGCGACGCCTGTTGGCTTCAATTTACGTGAAGATACGGGGAAAGATGATGCCAATTGA
- the dapE gene encoding succinyl-diaminopimelate desuccinylase — protein MTKTSTNHDALALAERLLACPSVTPAVGDVFAELEAMLVPLGFTVDRFVSGVAPDGPVENLLAWRTTGAGPHFAFAGHLDVVPPGHGWASDPFTPVVRGDLLYGRGAVDMKGAIAAFVAALHELPDGLPGTISLIITGDEEGPATYGTLALMDRMVAHGLHPDMCLVGEPTSSARLGDVVKIGRRGSVNMWIKVAGTQGHVAYPHLADNPIPALVRILAKVDAEVLDEGTDWFQPSNIEITDLEVGNPAHNVIPAAATARISIRFNDQHSGASLIDRISAIAASEGGTVDAKISGEPFLTQPGTLSTLISDAIRDVTGLDTELSTTGGTSDARFLSRLCPVAEFGLNNATMHKLDEAVAVADLHDLTRIYTLITERALRG, from the coding sequence ATGACCAAGACCAGCACCAATCATGACGCCCTGGCCCTGGCCGAGCGTCTGCTCGCCTGCCCCTCCGTCACCCCGGCCGTCGGCGATGTGTTCGCCGAACTGGAAGCGATGCTGGTCCCGCTGGGCTTCACCGTAGACCGTTTCGTCAGCGGCGTCGCGCCCGACGGCCCGGTCGAAAATCTGCTCGCCTGGCGCACCACCGGCGCCGGCCCGCATTTCGCCTTTGCCGGCCATCTCGACGTCGTCCCGCCCGGCCATGGCTGGGCCAGCGATCCTTTCACCCCGGTGGTGCGCGGCGACCTGCTCTACGGCCGCGGCGCGGTCGACATGAAGGGCGCGATCGCTGCCTTCGTCGCGGCGCTGCACGAATTGCCCGACGGCCTGCCTGGCACGATCAGCCTGATCATCACCGGTGACGAGGAAGGCCCGGCCACCTATGGCACGCTCGCGCTGATGGACCGGATGGTCGCCCATGGCCTGCACCCCGACATGTGCCTGGTCGGCGAACCCACCTCCTCGGCCCGGCTGGGCGACGTGGTGAAGATCGGCCGGCGCGGCTCGGTCAACATGTGGATCAAGGTGGCGGGCACGCAGGGCCATGTCGCCTATCCGCACCTGGCCGACAATCCGATCCCGGCGCTGGTCCGCATCCTGGCCAAAGTGGATGCCGAAGTGCTGGACGAGGGCACCGACTGGTTCCAGCCCAGCAATATCGAGATCACCGACCTGGAAGTCGGCAACCCGGCGCATAATGTCATCCCGGCCGCGGCGACGGCGCGCATCTCGATCCGCTTCAACGACCAGCATAGCGGCGCATCGCTGATCGATCGGATCAGCGCGATCGCGGCGAGCGAGGGCGGCACGGTGGACGCCAAGATCAGCGGTGAGCCGTTCCTGACCCAGCCGGGCACGCTCTCCACCCTGATCAGCGATGCGATCCGCGACGTGACGGGCCTCGACACCGAATTGTCGACCACCGGCGGCACGTCCGACGCGCGCTTCCTCTCGCGCCTCTGCCCGGTCGCCGAATTCGGCCTCAACAATGCGACGATGCACAAGCTGGACGAGGCCGTCGCGGTCGCCGACCTGCATGACCTAACCCGCATCTACACGCTGATCACGGAACGGGCGCTGCGGGGCTAG
- a CDS encoding cupin domain-containing protein, whose translation MPKIDLAAIPQSNATGYPGDHALAVAGRYYRRLAPATGLGDFGVSHVVLKPGAASSQRHWHEGEDEFVVLLSGEAVLVEEGGRTPMAPGDMAAFPKGVADGHHLLNESDEDCVLLAFGRPSVSDCHYPDIDLHLSGGVYRHKDGSVFA comes from the coding sequence ATGCCGAAGATCGATCTCGCCGCCATTCCACAAAGCAATGCCACCGGCTATCCGGGCGATCATGCGCTGGCGGTGGCCGGTCGCTACTATCGCCGGCTGGCCCCGGCGACGGGTCTTGGCGATTTCGGCGTCAGCCACGTCGTGCTGAAACCCGGCGCAGCCTCATCGCAACGCCACTGGCATGAGGGCGAGGACGAATTTGTCGTCCTGCTGTCGGGCGAGGCGGTGCTGGTCGAGGAGGGCGGGCGCACGCCGATGGCACCGGGCGACATGGCGGCCTTTCCCAAGGGTGTGGCGGATGGCCATCATCTGCTTAACGAAAGCGATGAGGACTGCGTGTTGCTTGCCTTTGGCCGTCCGTCTGTCAGTGATTGCCATTATCCCGATATCGATCTGCACCTGTCCGGTGGGGTCTATCGCCACAAGGATGGGAGCGTTTTTGCATGA
- a CDS encoding S66 peptidase family protein, with amino-acid sequence MMDRRGLLAGISGAVVAAGVPSVSAAAPAGLIRPPRLREGDVVGLVEPAGFTDDAFDLDLVKETIRAMGLKPKAAPHLVERYGYLAGKDADRAADVNAMYADPEVKAVFAVRGGWGCARMLPYLDFKTIRANPKLLTGFSDITALHLAFAARAGFTTIHGPNAASGWGKLSWDSFRAVAFDGATPTYVNPVGTEDRLVPRSGRIRTFGSGKASGRLLGGNLTVLTALMGTPWLPDFTGAILFVEETNEAEYRIDRMLTQLSLAGILPKLAGFVFGQCTSCTATGVSYGGFTLSEVLEQHLAPLGIPAFQGALFGHIANQFSLPVGARAEIDADAGTIRLLEPAVS; translated from the coding sequence ATGATGGATCGTCGTGGGTTGCTGGCCGGAATAAGTGGTGCTGTGGTCGCGGCGGGCGTGCCCTCGGTTTCGGCAGCGGCGCCCGCCGGGCTGATCCGGCCGCCGCGCCTGCGCGAAGGGGATGTGGTCGGCCTGGTCGAGCCGGCGGGTTTCACCGATGACGCCTTCGATCTGGACCTGGTCAAGGAGACGATCCGGGCGATGGGGCTCAAGCCCAAGGCCGCGCCGCATCTGGTCGAGCGCTATGGCTATCTGGCGGGCAAGGATGCCGACCGCGCCGCCGACGTCAACGCCATGTATGCCGATCCGGAGGTGAAGGCGGTGTTCGCGGTGCGCGGCGGCTGGGGCTGCGCGCGCATGCTACCCTATCTCGATTTCAAGACGATCCGCGCCAATCCCAAGCTGTTGACCGGCTTTTCCGATATCACGGCGCTGCATCTCGCCTTTGCGGCCCGCGCCGGCTTCACCACCATCCATGGCCCCAATGCCGCCAGCGGCTGGGGCAAGCTCAGCTGGGACAGTTTTCGCGCGGTGGCGTTCGACGGGGCGACACCGACCTATGTCAATCCGGTGGGGACGGAGGATAGGCTGGTGCCGCGCAGCGGCCGCATCCGCACCTTTGGCAGCGGCAAGGCGAGCGGGCGGCTGCTGGGTGGCAATCTCACAGTGCTGACGGCGCTGATGGGCACGCCCTGGTTGCCCGATTTCACCGGCGCGATCCTGTTCGTGGAGGAAACCAACGAGGCGGAATATCGCATCGACCGGATGCTGACCCAATTGTCGCTGGCGGGCATATTGCCAAAGCTCGCCGGATTCGTCTTCGGCCAATGCACCAGTTGCACGGCCACCGGCGTGTCCTATGGCGGCTTCACCCTGTCGGAAGTGCTGGAGCAGCATCTGGCGCCGCTCGGCATCCCCGCTTTCCAGGGCGCGCTGTTCGGCCATATCGCCAACCAGTTCAGCCTGCCGGTCGGCGCCCGCGCCGAAATCGACGCGGACGCGGGTACGATCCGGTTGTTGGAGCCGGCTGTCAGTTAG
- a CDS encoding dipeptidase, with product MISLRLAALPLLLAPVALPFAASAAPASDPYAARIAKVLKATPLIDGHNDWPEAMAGKAGDARWTMPLDRLDPSQYHTDITRLRAGQMGGQFWSVWVSADLPELQQVKDTVEQIELVHSLARRYPQDFTLATTAAEVRAAHKAGRIASMIGVEGGGQIDGSLAVLRAYHDLGAGYLTLTHSRTIAWADSATDNPQHDGLTPFGEAVVHELNRLGMLVDLAHVSEGVMLDALKISKAPVIFSHSSARALCNTPRNVSDAILQQVAANGGVVMVNFAPQYVSEARRVWSAARSAEMARYNAPPFGGLYIGDPEGAKKALAEWEKANPEPVVTLSMVADHIDHIAKVAGVDHVGIGSDFDGVGSLPQGLGSVATYPALLAELMRRGWSDADIAKLAGENVLRVMAAAEKVAEGMKGEPIGNGTVASLDGAKPATKE from the coding sequence ATGATATCCCTCCGCCTCGCAGCCCTGCCGCTGCTCCTCGCCCCCGTCGCCCTCCCCTTCGCCGCCTCGGCCGCGCCCGCATCCGATCCCTATGCCGCGCGAATCGCCAAGGTGCTGAAGGCCACCCCGCTGATCGACGGCCATAATGACTGGCCCGAAGCGATGGCCGGCAAGGCCGGGGACGCCCGCTGGACCATGCCGCTCGACCGGCTCGATCCCAGCCAATATCATACCGACATCACCCGCCTGCGGGCCGGACAGATGGGCGGGCAATTCTGGTCCGTCTGGGTGTCGGCCGACCTGCCCGAACTGCAGCAGGTGAAGGATACGGTCGAGCAGATCGAACTGGTCCACAGCCTCGCCCGCCGCTACCCGCAGGACTTCACCCTCGCCACCACCGCTGCCGAGGTCCGCGCCGCGCACAAGGCCGGACGGATCGCGTCGATGATCGGGGTCGAAGGCGGCGGCCAGATCGACGGCAGCCTGGCCGTGCTGCGCGCCTATCACGACCTTGGCGCCGGCTATCTGACGCTGACCCACAGCCGGACCATCGCCTGGGCCGACAGCGCCACCGACAATCCCCAGCATGACGGCCTCACCCCGTTCGGCGAGGCGGTGGTGCATGAACTCAACCGCCTGGGCATGCTGGTCGACCTCGCCCATGTCAGCGAAGGCGTGATGCTGGACGCACTGAAGATCAGCAAGGCACCAGTCATCTTCTCCCATTCCAGCGCGCGCGCCCTGTGCAACACACCGCGCAACGTGTCCGACGCGATCCTGCAGCAGGTCGCGGCCAATGGCGGCGTGGTCATGGTCAATTTCGCGCCGCAATATGTGTCGGAGGCCCGCCGGGTCTGGAGCGCGGCGCGCAGCGCGGAAATGGCCCGCTATAACGCCCCGCCCTTTGGCGGCCTTTATATCGGTGATCCCGAGGGCGCGAAGAAGGCGCTGGCGGAATGGGAAAAGGCCAATCCCGAACCGGTCGTCACCCTGTCGATGGTCGCCGACCATATCGACCATATCGCCAAGGTTGCGGGCGTCGACCATGTCGGCATCGGCAGCGATTTCGACGGCGTGGGATCGCTGCCCCAGGGGCTGGGCAGCGTCGCCACCTATCCCGCGCTGCTGGCCGAACTGATGCGCCGCGGCTGGAGCGATGCCGACATCGCCAAGCTGGCCGGCGAGAATGTGCTGCGCGTCATGGCGGCGGCCGAGAAGGTTGCAGAGGGGATGAAAGGCGAGCCGATCGGCAATGGCACCGTCGCCTCGCTGGACGGCGCCAAGCCCGCAACAAAGGAATAG
- the aat gene encoding leucyl/phenylalanyl-tRNA--protein transferase, whose protein sequence is MTIDPLLLLQAYAIGVFPMSDDRQADDVYWVEPKRRAILPLHGLHLSRSLSKTIRQDRFRVTANRAFAGIVALCAEAAPDRPSTWINGPIERAYRHLHELGFAHSIECWDGDELVGGLYGVALGGAFFGESMVSRRTDASKVALAWLMARMRFGGFSLLDCQFMTDHLRSMGAQEISQRDYLQLLGVAVGDVPLGAGDAVLSAGSGAAAELAFAPLAGDAAAGTLPLSPSLTVAGPLSGHSIVQLLTQTS, encoded by the coding sequence ATGACGATCGATCCGCTGTTGCTGCTTCAGGCCTATGCCATCGGCGTGTTCCCGATGTCCGATGACCGGCAGGCCGACGATGTCTATTGGGTCGAGCCCAAAAGGCGGGCGATCCTGCCGCTCCATGGCCTTCACCTGTCACGTTCGCTGTCAAAGACGATCCGGCAGGACAGGTTTCGCGTCACCGCCAACCGCGCCTTTGCCGGCATCGTCGCCCTATGTGCGGAAGCCGCGCCCGATCGTCCGTCGACCTGGATCAATGGCCCGATCGAGCGCGCCTATCGCCATCTCCACGAACTGGGCTTTGCCCATTCGATCGAATGCTGGGACGGGGATGAACTGGTCGGCGGCCTCTATGGCGTGGCGCTGGGTGGCGCCTTTTTCGGCGAGTCCATGGTGTCGCGCCGCACCGACGCGTCAAAGGTGGCGCTGGCCTGGCTGATGGCGCGGATGCGCTTTGGCGGCTTCAGCCTGCTCGACTGCCAGTTCATGACCGATCATCTGCGCAGCATGGGCGCGCAGGAAATCAGCCAGCGCGACTATCTTCAGTTGTTGGGCGTTGCCGTCGGCGACGTGCCGCTGGGAGCGGGCGACGCGGTGCTGTCGGCCGGTTCGGGCGCGGCGGCCGAACTGGCGTTTGCACCGCTGGCCGGCGATGCGGCAGCAGGCACCTTGCCCTTGTCGCCCAGCTTGACCGTGGCAGGACCGCTTTCGGGCCATTCCATCGTGCAGCTCTTGACCCAGACGTCATAG
- a CDS encoding NADH:ubiquinone oxidoreductase subunit NDUFA12 — protein sequence MGILANIFTWWNGATFGTWLFTARKGTKVGEDHQGNVYYEGGVDPNGLTRRWVMYNGANDSSRVPAEWHGWLHHSIEGTPESFLPPPRIWEKEFTPNATGTANAYRPSGALEKGGQRQKATGDYEAWSPDAA from the coding sequence ATGGGTATCCTGGCAAACATCTTCACCTGGTGGAATGGCGCCACCTTCGGCACCTGGCTCTTCACGGCTCGCAAGGGTACGAAAGTGGGCGAGGACCATCAGGGCAATGTCTATTATGAAGGCGGCGTTGATCCGAACGGCCTGACGCGCCGCTGGGTGATGTATAACGGCGCCAATGATTCGAGCCGCGTGCCGGCCGAATGGCATGGCTGGCTGCACCACTCGATCGAGGGCACGCCCGAAAGCTTCCTGCCGCCGCCGCGCATCTGGGAAAAGGAATTCACCCCCAACGCGACCGGCACCGCCAACGCCTATCGTCCCTCGGGTGCGCTCGAAAAGGGCGGCCAGCGCCAGAAGGCGACAGGCGATTACGAGGCATGGAGCCCCGACGCGGCATGA
- a CDS encoding DUF192 domain-containing protein, with translation MILTRLLFAAALPALLLACSAKPDAGADAANDSGNVQAAAPQGALLPLVIHTAKGVHRFDVEVARTEAEQEQGLMFRKALDADKGMLFPMEPPRTASFWMKNTIIPLDMLFIHTDGTIAFIGANVAPYSREPVSAGVPVVAVLELRGGRAAELGIKEGDRLSWGKCATTDGKSAIDLDFCPTTAR, from the coding sequence ATGATCCTTACCCGACTGCTTTTCGCCGCCGCCCTGCCCGCGCTGCTCCTGGCCTGCTCTGCCAAGCCCGATGCCGGCGCCGATGCTGCAAATGACAGCGGCAATGTCCAAGCCGCCGCACCGCAGGGCGCGCTGCTCCCCCTCGTCATCCACACGGCGAAGGGGGTACATCGCTTCGACGTGGAAGTCGCCCGGACCGAGGCGGAGCAGGAACAGGGGTTGATGTTCCGCAAGGCGCTGGATGCCGACAAGGGCATGCTGTTCCCGATGGAGCCGCCGCGCACCGCCAGCTTCTGGATGAAGAACACGATCATCCCGCTCGACATGCTGTTCATCCATACGGACGGCACGATCGCCTTCATCGGCGCCAATGTCGCCCCATATTCGCGCGAGCCGGTGTCCGCCGGCGTGCCGGTGGTGGCGGTGCTGGAACTGCGCGGCGGCCGCGCCGCGGAACTGGGGATCAAGGAAGGCGACCGCCTATCCTGGGGCAAATGCGCAACAACCGATGGCAAGAGCGCGATCGACCTCGATTTCTGCCCGACAACCGCCCGTTAG
- a CDS encoding regulatory protein RecX yields MTSKRPPPPLDEDALRELALRYAGRFATSRGKLLAYLARKLRERGWGGEAPADPEALVARFAELGYVDDSSFALMKSAALSRRGYGARRITETLRAAGIEEADRGAADAQAQADRWAAADRFARRKRIGPYAMQAPDPKGREKAIAAFLRAGHDYALARRWVDAAPGDFPEAED; encoded by the coding sequence ATGACCAGCAAACGCCCGCCCCCACCCCTGGACGAAGACGCATTGCGCGAATTGGCGCTGCGCTATGCCGGCCGGTTCGCGACCAGCCGCGGCAAGCTGCTCGCCTATCTTGCGCGCAAATTGCGCGAGCGCGGATGGGGCGGGGAAGCGCCAGCCGATCCCGAAGCGCTGGTCGCCCGCTTTGCAGAACTGGGCTATGTCGACGACAGCAGCTTTGCCCTGATGAAGAGCGCCGCCCTTAGCCGGCGCGGCTATGGCGCCCGCCGCATCACCGAAACGCTGCGCGCCGCCGGCATAGAGGAGGCCGATCGTGGCGCCGCCGATGCCCAGGCACAGGCCGATCGCTGGGCGGCAGCCGACCGATTCGCCCGACGCAAGCGGATCGGCCCCTATGCAATGCAGGCGCCCGATCCCAAGGGACGGGAAAAGGCGATCGCCGCCTTCCTGCGCGCCGGCCATGATTATGCCTTGGCCCGGCGCTGGGTCGATGCAGCACCCGGCGACTTCCCCGAAGCGGAGGATTGA
- a CDS encoding fatty acyl-AMP ligase translates to MTLGDTNMTGSQIMMAPTPTNDVLPRRFSDFETLGEALDYAAQGKRGLNFHDARGNLARPYPFSELRADAIACAHRLIAHGVKPEDRVALVAETGADFAMLFFGIVYAGAWPVPLPLPTSFGGKESYIDQLNVQLSSCDPMLFLYPKELEDMAGESGRQKSVESIAFEDFIAREAVPCDLPQAKGEEIAYLQYSSGSTRFPHGVAVTHHALLSNLSAHSHGMEVQESDRCISWLPWYHDMGLVGCFLSVVANQVSTDYMKTEDFARRPLAWLDLISRNEGTSISYSPTFGYDICARRMSSQTKAADRFDLSRWRLAGNGADMIRPDVMQSFVDAFGDAGFSPKAFLPSYGLAEATLAVTIMPPGEGIIVELVEETDLSGGAAPEGRPQRFRSIVNCGKPAKDMIVEIRDEDGGLMNERQIGKVWTTGPSLMVGYFRDPEATEACMADGWLDTGDMGYLSDGYLYIVGRAKDMIIINGKNHWPQDIEWAVEQLPGFKQGDIAAFAITTPGGEEAPAVLVHCRTSDNEERSRLRDQIRERVRAITGMNCVVELVPPRTLPRTSSGKLSRSKARNLYLTGEIRPYDIAA, encoded by the coding sequence ATGACATTGGGTGACACCAATATGACGGGTTCGCAGATTATGATGGCACCTACGCCGACCAACGATGTTCTTCCGCGCCGATTCTCCGATTTCGAGACGTTGGGCGAAGCGTTGGATTATGCGGCGCAGGGCAAGCGCGGTCTCAATTTCCATGATGCGCGCGGCAATCTGGCGCGGCCCTATCCGTTCAGCGAACTGCGCGCGGACGCGATCGCCTGTGCCCATCGCCTGATCGCCCATGGCGTGAAGCCCGAGGACCGCGTCGCCCTGGTCGCCGAAACCGGCGCCGACTTCGCCATGCTGTTCTTCGGCATCGTCTATGCCGGCGCCTGGCCGGTGCCGCTGCCGCTGCCGACCAGCTTTGGCGGCAAGGAAAGCTATATCGACCAGCTCAATGTCCAGTTGTCGAGCTGTGACCCGATGCTGTTCCTCTACCCCAAGGAACTGGAGGACATGGCGGGCGAATCCGGTCGCCAGAAGTCGGTCGAGAGCATCGCCTTCGAGGATTTCATCGCCCGCGAGGCGGTCCCCTGCGACCTGCCGCAGGCCAAGGGCGAGGAAATCGCCTATCTGCAATATTCGAGCGGTTCGACCCGCTTCCCCCATGGCGTCGCCGTGACGCACCATGCGCTGCTGTCCAACCTGTCGGCGCACAGCCATGGCATGGAAGTGCAGGAAAGCGATCGCTGCATCAGCTGGCTGCCCTGGTATCATGACATGGGCCTGGTCGGCTGCTTCCTGTCGGTCGTCGCCAATCAGGTGTCGACCGACTATATGAAGACCGAGGATTTCGCCCGCCGCCCGCTGGCCTGGCTGGATCTCATCAGCCGCAATGAAGGCACCTCGATCAGCTATTCGCCGACCTTCGGCTACGACATCTGCGCGCGTCGCATGTCGAGCCAGACCAAGGCGGCCGACCGTTTCGACCTGTCGCGCTGGCGACTGGCCGGCAACGGTGCCGACATGATTCGCCCCGACGTGATGCAGAGCTTCGTCGATGCGTTCGGCGATGCCGGCTTCAGCCCCAAGGCGTTCCTGCCGAGCTATGGCCTGGCCGAAGCCACCCTGGCGGTGACCATCATGCCGCCGGGCGAAGGCATCATCGTCGAACTGGTCGAGGAAACCGACCTGTCGGGCGGTGCCGCACCGGAAGGCCGTCCGCAGCGTTTCCGCTCGATCGTCAATTGCGGCAAGCCCGCCAAGGACATGATTGTCGAGATCCGCGACGAGGATGGCGGCCTGATGAACGAGCGCCAGATCGGCAAGGTTTGGACCACCGGCCCCTCGCTGATGGTCGGCTATTTCCGCGATCCCGAAGCGACCGAGGCCTGCATGGCGGATGGCTGGTTGGACACGGGCGACATGGGCTATCTGTCCGATGGCTATCTCTACATTGTCGGCCGCGCCAAGGACATGATCATCATCAACGGCAAGAATCACTGGCCCCAGGATATCGAATGGGCCGTGGAACAGCTGCCGGGCTTCAAGCAGGGCGACATTGCCGCCTTCGCGATCACCACGCCGGGCGGCGAGGAAGCGCCGGCGGTGCTGGTCCATTGCCGCACCTCCGACAATGAGGAGCGTTCGCGTCTGCGCGACCAGATTCGCGAGCGGGTTCGCGCCATCACCGGCATGAACTGCGTCGTCGAACTGGTGCCGCCGCGCACCCTGCCGCGCACCAGTTCCGGCAAGCTCAGTCGATCCAAGGCACGCAACCTCTATCTGACCGGCGAGATCCGTCCTTACGATATCGCTGCCTGA